In one Agathobacter rectalis ATCC 33656 genomic region, the following are encoded:
- a CDS encoding thioesterase family protein — protein sequence MLQTGIKGKKEITVTLDKTAKAMGSGTMDVFATPAMIALMENTAFESVAPELEEGSGTVGTALDIKHVSATPVGMKVTCESELVKVDGRALTFSVKAFDEAGLIGEGTHERFIVFEEKFQKKADDKAK from the coding sequence ATGTTACAGACAGGTATTAAAGGTAAGAAAGAGATTACAGTGACTTTGGATAAGACAGCGAAGGCTATGGGAAGCGGTACGATGGATGTGTTTGCTACTCCGGCTATGATTGCGCTGATGGAAAATACAGCTTTTGAGAGTGTTGCGCCTGAGCTTGAGGAGGGAAGTGGTACTGTTGGTACTGCGCTTGATATTAAGCATGTTTCGGCTACACCGGTTGGCATGAAGGTGACTTGTGAGTCGGAGCTTGTAAAGGTGGATGGTAGAGCGCTCACTTTTTCTGTAAAGGCTTTTGATGAGGCAGGACTCATTGGTGAGGGTACTCATGAGCGTTTTATAGTATTTGAGGAGAAATTCCAGAAGAAGGCAGATGACAAAGCAAAGTAG
- a CDS encoding YihY/virulence factor BrkB family protein, giving the protein MTKQSRTDLGSKTPEIKTEKRKAVGGDCKESNIEGKSARKYSRRWDIIVTAFDFVTNFSESSISAYAGQAAFFLMLSFFPFLLFFFSLLSWTPLTEADFLMWASSFIPESFGDIMKDLASEVYASGTGRLSITMITAVYLSSKAFISFQLGLDDMYHVKENRNFILRRIYSVLYSIVFALALIFLLGVMVFGNMLRKMYFSNVHHIIGSIIGSVVDYRLVICLPVLILFFWVIYVFLPNKKRRAKYQLPGAVFAAAAWMIFSGIFSVYVDKYNNYSSFYGTMTTIALIMVWLYGCMYVLFIGGIINRTWEERMEAKKYYK; this is encoded by the coding sequence ATGACAAAGCAAAGTAGAACGGATTTAGGTAGTAAAACACCGGAAATCAAAACGGAGAAACGTAAGGCCGTAGGTGGTGATTGTAAAGAATCTAACATCGAAGGAAAAAGTGCGAGGAAATACAGCAGAAGATGGGATATCATTGTGACAGCCTTTGATTTTGTGACTAATTTTTCAGAGAGCTCTATTTCTGCATACGCAGGGCAGGCAGCCTTCTTTTTGATGCTGTCGTTTTTCCCGTTTTTATTGTTTTTCTTTTCACTGCTGAGCTGGACACCGCTTACAGAGGCTGATTTTTTGATGTGGGCGAGTTCGTTTATTCCGGAGTCGTTTGGTGACATCATGAAGGATCTGGCCAGTGAGGTGTATGCCAGCGGCACAGGCAGGCTTTCTATTACGATGATTACAGCCGTGTACTTAAGCTCAAAGGCTTTTATTTCGTTTCAGCTTGGGCTTGACGATATGTACCATGTGAAGGAAAACAGAAATTTTATTTTGCGGCGCATATATTCGGTGCTTTACAGTATCGTTTTTGCACTGGCGCTCATTTTTTTATTGGGTGTCATGGTGTTTGGAAATATGCTCAGGAAGATGTATTTTTCGAATGTTCATCATATAATTGGAAGTATAATAGGCAGTGTGGTCGATTATCGTCTGGTAATCTGCCTGCCGGTGCTTATTTTATTTTTCTGGGTGATTTATGTGTTTCTGCCAAACAAGAAGCGTAGGGCAAAGTACCAGTTGCCGGGAGCGGTATTTGCGGCTGCTGCATGGATGATTTTTTCGGGAATCTTTTCTGTGTACGTGGATAAATACAATAATTATTCTTCATTTTATGGCACAATGACCACTATTGCGCTTATAATGGTATGGTTATATGGTTGCATGTATGTGCTTTTCATAGGCGGTATAATAAACCGCACATGGGAGGAGCGTATGGAGGCAAAAAAATATTATAAATAG
- a CDS encoding serine O-acetyltransferase — protein sequence MDNNKEMIEGLVSQILDDYHDDKIINQQALFSQPDKEAVCDLLSKLIKIMYPGYFKGTSFRYYNLDSQIAVLLEDIMYNLRKQVVLALPQNPKYRSLSHHELVNMSEKISNDFFKRIPKIRALVETDVAAFFDGDPAAYNYNEIILCYPGLLAITTNRIAHELHLLGVPLIPRMMTEHAHSKTGIDIHPGATIGKNFFIDHGTGIVVGETTIIGDNVKVYQGVTIGALSTRGGQKLKGVKRHPTIEDNVIIYAGASILGGETVIGRGAVIGSNAFITSSIEPGARVSIKNQELSIRTGERKELVASEMETDSSWFYVI from the coding sequence ATGGATAATAATAAAGAAATGATAGAAGGGCTTGTATCACAGATACTTGACGATTATCATGATGACAAAATCATAAATCAGCAGGCACTTTTTTCACAGCCGGACAAGGAGGCTGTTTGTGATCTGCTCTCAAAGCTTATTAAGATAATGTATCCGGGCTATTTCAAGGGCACGAGCTTCAGATATTACAACCTGGACAGCCAGATTGCTGTTCTTTTGGAGGATATTATGTACAATCTGCGCAAGCAGGTGGTGCTTGCCTTGCCGCAGAATCCTAAATACAGGAGCTTATCACATCACGAGCTTGTCAATATGTCTGAGAAAATCAGCAATGATTTCTTTAAAAGGATTCCAAAAATCAGAGCTTTGGTGGAGACTGATGTGGCTGCGTTTTTTGACGGAGACCCTGCAGCCTACAATTACAATGAGATTATCCTTTGCTATCCGGGACTGCTTGCAATCACTACAAACCGTATAGCCCACGAGCTTCATCTGCTTGGAGTACCGCTCATCCCGCGTATGATGACAGAGCATGCACACAGCAAGACCGGTATTGATATCCATCCGGGTGCCACTATTGGCAAGAATTTCTTTATAGACCACGGAACAGGCATCGTGGTCGGTGAGACTACTATTATCGGTGACAATGTCAAGGTATATCAGGGTGTGACTATCGGAGCACTTTCTACCAGAGGTGGTCAGAAGCTAAAGGGAGTGAAGAGACATCCTACTATTGAGGATAATGTCATCATCTATGCAGGAGCTTCGATACTTGGTGGTGAGACTGTCATCGGAAGAGGTGCTGTCATCGGAAGTAATGCATTTATTACCTCATCTATCGAGCCGGGGGCTCGTGTGAGCATCAAAAACCAGGAGCTTTCCATCAGAACAGGAGAGCGAAAGGAGCTTGTGGCCAGCGAGATGGAGACGGATTCGAGCTGGTTTTACGTAATATAA
- the ltrA gene encoding group II intron reverse transcriptase/maturase, whose protein sequence is MAENIENNGCSQRDNAEHEGYVKASRSFNRIWKERDSAQPRLLETILYKDNFNRAYKRVKANKGAPGIDGMTIEEALPYLKEHQQEITDRIYRGKYTPSPVRRVEIPKPDGGVRKLGIPTVIDRTLQQAITQQLVPIYEPLFADGSYGYRPNRSAKDAILKVKEYAEQGYTFAVVLDLSKYFDTLNHEILINLLRKNVKDERVVQLIKRYLKSGVMENGVVIDTEEGSPQGGNLSPLLANVYLNEFDQEFLKRGVPCIRYADDIVLLAKSGRASERLLESSTKYLEKRLKLTVNREKSRTVSVFAIRNFKFLGFALGRNGKGTYVRVHSKSWKKFKSRLKELSSRKRCQSIKPSLEKIKVYARGWLNYYGIASMKSNIDDINGWLYHRICMCIWKQWKKPRTKYKNLVKLGIPEHYASTIANSRRKYWYISNNKAVIWALNKERLINSGFYDLATAYQSVHVNY, encoded by the coding sequence ATGGCAGAAAACATTGAAAACAATGGCTGTTCGCAAAGAGATAATGCGGAACATGAAGGGTATGTGAAAGCGTCTAGGTCATTCAATCGGATATGGAAAGAAAGAGACAGTGCACAGCCGAGACTTTTGGAAACGATACTGTATAAAGACAACTTTAACAGAGCGTATAAGAGAGTTAAGGCAAACAAGGGAGCGCCGGGAATTGATGGCATGACCATTGAAGAGGCTCTTCCATATCTAAAGGAACATCAACAAGAGATAACTGACCGCATTTATCGTGGAAAGTATACTCCGTCTCCAGTAAGACGAGTTGAAATTCCCAAACCAGATGGTGGTGTGCGAAAGCTTGGCATACCAACAGTGATAGACCGTACACTTCAACAGGCAATAACCCAACAGTTAGTGCCAATCTATGAACCGCTGTTTGCAGATGGTAGCTATGGCTATCGTCCGAACAGAAGTGCAAAAGATGCAATACTTAAGGTTAAGGAGTATGCAGAACAAGGCTATACATTCGCTGTAGTCCTTGACTTGTCAAAGTACTTCGATACTCTTAATCACGAAATTCTCATCAATCTTCTCCGAAAGAATGTAAAAGATGAACGTGTAGTACAGTTGATAAAGCGCTATCTGAAAAGCGGTGTAATGGAAAACGGAGTGGTCATTGACACAGAGGAAGGCTCACCACAAGGTGGAAATCTATCACCATTGCTGGCAAATGTCTACCTCAATGAGTTCGACCAGGAGTTCCTGAAAAGAGGTGTTCCATGCATAAGATATGCAGATGACATCGTGCTTCTTGCAAAGAGCGGACGAGCATCAGAGAGACTCTTGGAAAGCAGTACAAAATATCTTGAGAAGAGGCTGAAACTTACAGTCAACCGAGAAAAGAGCCGTACTGTCAGCGTGTTTGCAATCCGAAATTTTAAATTCCTTGGCTTTGCATTGGGAAGGAACGGGAAAGGCACTTATGTCCGAGTTCATTCGAAGTCATGGAAGAAGTTTAAGTCCAGATTGAAGGAGTTATCTTCCCGTAAGCGATGTCAGTCAATCAAGCCAAGCCTTGAGAAAATCAAGGTGTATGCAAGGGGATGGCTTAACTACTACGGAATTGCAAGTATGAAGAGCAACATAGATGACATCAACGGATGGCTCTATCACAGAATATGCATGTGTATATGGAAACAGTGGAAGAAACCTAGAACGAAATATAAAAATCTAGTCAAACTTGGAATCCCAGAACACTATGCGTCAACAATAGCAAACAGTCGCAGAAAGTATTGGTATATCAGCAATAACAAAGCTGTGATTTGGGCGCTGAATAAAGAAAGACTGATAAACAGTGGCTTTTACGATTTAGCCACAGCCTATCAGTCTGTGCACGTCAACTATTGA
- a CDS encoding FeoA family protein, which produces MMPLSMSGAGEAQIIKKIGGKEEVRSFLEKLGFVVGTEVTVISEIAGNMIVNVKGARVAIGKDMANKIMV; this is translated from the coding sequence ATGATGCCATTATCAATGAGTGGTGCTGGGGAGGCACAGATAATCAAGAAAATCGGCGGAAAGGAAGAGGTGAGATCTTTCCTTGAGAAGCTGGGCTTTGTAGTAGGCACAGAGGTGACTGTCATCTCAGAGATAGCCGGCAATATGATAGTCAATGTAAAGGGCGCCAGAGTAGCAATCGGCAAGGACATGGCAAATAAGATCATGGTCTGA
- a CDS encoding FeoA family protein, whose product MKTLKQAKVGETVKVVKLTGQGAVKRRIMDMGITKGVEIFIRKVAPLGDPVEVTVRGYELSLRKDDASMIEVE is encoded by the coding sequence ATGAAGACATTAAAGCAAGCCAAAGTAGGCGAGACAGTCAAGGTTGTCAAGCTCACAGGCCAGGGTGCAGTCAAGAGGCGTATCATGGATATGGGAATTACTAAGGGTGTTGAGATATTTATCCGCAAGGTGGCACCGCTTGGCGATCCGGTAGAGGTGACAGTGAGAGGCTATGAGCTATCACTTCGTAAGGACGATGCCTCTATGATAGAAGTAGAGTAA
- the feoB gene encoding ferrous iron transport protein B: MTVKIALAGNPNCGKTTLFNALTGANQYVGNWPGVTVEKKEGKLIGHKDVDLVDLPGIYSLSPYTLEEVVARNYLIGEQPDAIINIVDGTNIERNLYLTTQIIELGIPVLMAVNMMDIVRKNGDKINIKALGEKLGCEVVEISALKKTGIKETAEKAIQIAKSGKSVQRVHHFADDVESTIAGIEDKLGLAVAENQKRFFAIKLLERDSKISEVLKSAPNVDAEIKALEDKYDDDTESIITNERYQYISSIIGSCVKKARAGKETVSDKIDKIVTNRFLALPIFALIMWAVYYVAVSSLGGIVTDWTNDTLFGEWIQPAVQTFMENAGCSEWLVSLVVDGIIGGLGAPIGFAPQMAIVFLFLSILEDCGYMARVAFIMDRIFRRFGLSGKSFIPFLIGSGCGVPGIMATRTIENEKDRRMTMMTVTNIPCGAKLPVIALIAGFIMGDGCWWMAPLMYFTGIGLTIIYCIILKKTRAFAGEPAPFVMELPQYHIPSVKGVLLHVWERVWAFIKKAGTILFLCCAVMWFLSSFGIQDGAFGLVDTENSLLAVIGSAIAVIFAPLGFNTWQAVASSLSGFVAKEGIVSTMGVLAGLGEVEEYAVSMHDQFAAFFPTTMVAVSFLLFNLFDSPCLAAISTTAKELNNRKFFWFTIIFQNVSAYCVTLMFYQIVGLCIGEVAFNFWTVVAFVLLAGVLYLLFRKDPNKATAKSTSFAASNV; encoded by the coding sequence ATGACAGTAAAAATTGCTCTCGCAGGAAACCCGAACTGCGGAAAAACAACACTGTTCAATGCCTTAACAGGTGCCAATCAGTATGTTGGTAACTGGCCTGGTGTTACAGTTGAGAAAAAAGAGGGAAAGCTTATCGGTCACAAGGATGTAGACCTGGTGGATTTACCGGGTATCTACTCACTTTCTCCATATACTCTCGAGGAGGTTGTTGCAAGAAATTACTTAATCGGAGAGCAGCCTGATGCGATTATCAATATCGTGGACGGAACAAATATCGAGCGTAATCTGTATCTGACAACACAGATTATCGAGCTTGGTATTCCGGTGCTTATGGCTGTCAATATGATGGACATTGTAAGAAAAAACGGAGATAAAATCAATATCAAAGCACTTGGAGAGAAGCTTGGCTGTGAGGTTGTTGAGATTTCAGCTTTAAAGAAGACAGGAATCAAGGAGACTGCAGAGAAGGCAATCCAGATTGCAAAGTCAGGTAAATCCGTTCAGAGGGTGCATCACTTCGCAGATGATGTGGAGAGCACAATCGCAGGCATCGAGGATAAGCTTGGTCTTGCAGTAGCAGAGAATCAGAAGAGATTCTTTGCAATCAAGCTTTTAGAGCGTGACTCAAAGATTTCTGAGGTATTAAAGAGTGCTCCAAACGTAGACGCAGAGATTAAAGCTCTCGAGGACAAATACGATGATGACACAGAGAGTATCATCACAAACGAGAGATATCAGTACATATCTTCAATCATCGGCTCATGTGTAAAGAAGGCACGCGCCGGAAAAGAGACAGTATCAGACAAAATTGATAAGATTGTTACAAACAGATTTTTGGCACTGCCTATTTTCGCACTCATTATGTGGGCTGTATATTATGTTGCAGTATCATCACTTGGTGGAATTGTAACAGATTGGACAAACGACACACTCTTTGGTGAGTGGATTCAGCCGGCAGTACAGACATTCATGGAAAATGCAGGCTGCTCTGAATGGCTCGTATCACTTGTAGTTGACGGTATCATCGGAGGTCTTGGTGCACCTATCGGATTTGCACCACAGATGGCTATCGTATTCTTATTCCTCTCAATCCTTGAGGACTGCGGATACATGGCACGAGTAGCTTTCATCATGGACAGAATCTTCCGTAGATTCGGTCTCTCAGGAAAGTCCTTCATCCCATTCCTCATCGGATCAGGATGTGGTGTACCCGGAATCATGGCAACACGTACTATCGAGAACGAAAAAGACCGTCGTATGACAATGATGACAGTAACAAATATCCCATGTGGAGCAAAGCTTCCTGTTATCGCACTTATCGCAGGCTTTATCATGGGTGACGGTTGCTGGTGGATGGCACCTCTTATGTACTTTACAGGAATCGGTCTCACAATCATCTACTGTATCATTTTAAAGAAGACAAGAGCATTTGCAGGAGAACCTGCACCGTTCGTAATGGAGCTTCCACAGTATCATATCCCTTCAGTAAAGGGTGTGCTGTTACACGTATGGGAGAGAGTATGGGCATTCATTAAGAAGGCCGGAACAATCCTTTTCCTCTGCTGTGCAGTTATGTGGTTCCTTTCAAGCTTCGGCATCCAGGATGGCGCATTCGGACTTGTTGACACAGAAAACAGCTTACTCGCAGTAATCGGATCTGCAATCGCAGTTATCTTTGCACCACTTGGATTCAATACATGGCAGGCAGTTGCATCATCACTCTCAGGCTTTGTGGCAAAAGAGGGTATCGTTTCAACAATGGGTGTACTCGCAGGACTTGGAGAGGTAGAAGAGTATGCAGTAAGCATGCATGATCAGTTTGCAGCATTCTTCCCAACAACAATGGTAGCAGTATCATTCTTGCTGTTCAACCTGTTTGACTCACCATGTCTTGCAGCTATCTCAACAACCGCAAAGGAGCTTAACAACCGTAAGTTCTTCTGGTTTACAATCATATTCCAGAACGTATCAGCTTACTGTGTAACACTTATGTTCTACCAGATTGTGGGACTTTGCATAGGTGAGGTAGCCTTCAACTTCTGGACAGTAGTTGCATTTGTACTCCTTGCAGGTGTATTATACTTATTGTTCAGAAAAGACCCTAATAAGGCAACAGCAAAGAGCACTTCATTTGCGGCATCAAACGTGTAA
- a CDS encoding FeoB-associated Cys-rich membrane protein, translating into MLADIIVIAILVVIVALVIRTIIKSKKAGKSLQCGMDCSHCKGCH; encoded by the coding sequence ATGCTGGCTGATATCATTGTAATTGCAATTCTCGTAGTGATAGTTGCACTTGTAATCAGGACAATAATCAAATCAAAGAAAGCAGGCAAAAGCCTGCAGTGTGGAATGGACTGCAGCCATTGCAAGGGCTGTCATTAA
- a CDS encoding DUF3793 family protein — protein MCQEVFQIAMSMDLKSVEMQLALQCAPLITGARISNMLMIDSADESAMRVILRASGISHFRLAARNEKTAFLLFRRSLLEAYLNNSEALDILKKAGYEDFSFGKILLRFKKRYEAYLNDEHKQFPHEMGLLLGYPIEDVRGFIEHNGCGCLYSGYWKVYRNVPLKKKMFEDFEKAKESVIQLLAEDIDMRLILEIYKEEPQQIAV, from the coding sequence ATGTGCCAGGAAGTATTTCAGATTGCTATGAGCATGGATTTAAAGAGCGTGGAAATGCAGCTTGCCCTCCAGTGTGCCCCACTAATTACAGGAGCGAGAATTTCAAATATGCTCATGATAGACAGCGCTGATGAGAGTGCCATGAGAGTGATTCTGAGGGCTTCCGGGATATCGCATTTCAGGCTTGCAGCAAGGAATGAGAAAACCGCCTTCCTCTTATTCCGCAGGAGCCTCTTAGAAGCATATCTGAATAATTCAGAGGCTTTGGACATACTAAAGAAAGCGGGATATGAGGATTTTTCATTCGGCAAGATATTACTTAGATTCAAAAAACGCTACGAAGCGTATCTGAATGATGAACACAAGCAGTTTCCACATGAGATGGGGCTTTTGCTTGGATATCCGATAGAGGATGTGAGAGGCTTTATAGAGCATAACGGATGCGGTTGCCTGTATTCAGGATACTGGAAGGTGTACCGCAACGTACCACTCAAAAAGAAGATGTTTGAGGATTTTGAAAAGGCGAAGGAAAGTGTCATACAGCTATTGGCCGAGGACATAGATATGAGGCTGATACTGGAAATATATAAAGAAGAACCGCAGCAGATAGCGGTATAG
- a CDS encoding flavodoxin: MSKISVVYWSQSGNTAAMAEAVAKGVTDAGKEAEIVFVSSASIDELKSETAFALGCPAMGAEVLEEGEMEPFVTELEGCVAGKTIGLFGSYGWGDGEWMRDWVERMTAAGATVVGGEGVICQDAPDDDAKTACEELGKKLAAV, from the coding sequence ATGAGCAAAATCAGTGTAGTTTATTGGTCACAGTCAGGCAATACAGCAGCAATGGCAGAGGCAGTTGCAAAGGGCGTCACAGATGCCGGAAAGGAAGCAGAAATCGTATTCGTAAGCAGTGCTTCAATAGATGAGCTTAAATCAGAGACAGCATTCGCACTCGGATGTCCTGCAATGGGTGCAGAGGTACTTGAGGAGGGCGAGATGGAGCCGTTTGTCACAGAGCTTGAGGGCTGCGTGGCAGGCAAGACAATCGGTCTGTTCGGTTCATACGGATGGGGCGATGGCGAGTGGATGCGCGACTGGGTAGAGCGGATGACAGCAGCCGGAGCTACAGTGGTAGGCGGCGAGGGTGTTATCTGCCAGGATGCACCGGACGATGATGCAAAGACAGCCTGCGAGGAGCTTGGAAAGAAGCTGGCAGCGGTATAA
- a CDS encoding MFS transporter produces the protein MKLKTGQKCAFGFGAFGKDIVYMLISSYLLYYYNVVLGMSSVFIGTVMMAARIFDAFNDPVMGIIVAKTRTRWGRFRPWIFAGTVLNAVTIYALYATPESMGDSAQRVWLTVFYFAWGITYTLMDIPFWSMIPAITEPGSDREQLTSLARTCSGIGDAIPTVLTMTVVPILGAGSSMADYRIGFKWWALIIAVVFVISELVCVACVPERLVACDEKPGKISDMFKALFKNDQAMTVVVSIILVYTSLNICGNLVLYFFRFDVGNEGAYSLFAAVAFAAQVLVMMVIPLLRKRFSKSQLFISGFIIQIAGFAVILIMAFAKLYTPQSWYILCLPGILIYLGYGMLNVIMTIFLSDSVDYGEVMNGTREESVIFSMQTFTVKLASGVAVFLAGLVVDWIHLDTAAAVQTQDTLDALRMWMTIPSVILLIVGIFVFKRFYKLDDTRMEEIKSKLN, from the coding sequence ATGAAGCTTAAAACAGGACAAAAGTGTGCATTTGGATTTGGTGCATTCGGAAAAGATATTGTGTATATGCTTATTTCATCGTATTTGCTCTACTACTACAATGTAGTGCTTGGGATGAGCAGTGTGTTTATCGGTACGGTGATGATGGCGGCCAGGATTTTTGATGCATTCAATGACCCGGTGATGGGTATTATCGTAGCAAAGACACGTACTAGGTGGGGGAGGTTTAGGCCTTGGATTTTTGCCGGCACGGTGCTCAATGCCGTGACCATCTATGCTTTGTATGCCACTCCTGAGTCTATGGGTGATTCAGCGCAGAGAGTGTGGCTTACGGTGTTTTACTTTGCATGGGGCATCACATATACGCTTATGGATATTCCGTTCTGGTCTATGATTCCCGCAATCACTGAGCCGGGCAGCGACAGGGAGCAGCTTACATCGCTTGCGAGGACATGCTCTGGCATCGGAGATGCTATCCCTACGGTGCTCACGATGACAGTGGTGCCTATTCTTGGTGCAGGAAGCTCTATGGCTGACTACAGGATTGGATTTAAGTGGTGGGCACTTATTATAGCGGTAGTATTTGTGATTTCTGAGCTTGTATGCGTGGCATGTGTGCCTGAAAGACTGGTTGCCTGTGATGAGAAGCCGGGAAAGATATCTGATATGTTTAAAGCCTTATTTAAGAACGACCAGGCTATGACTGTTGTAGTATCAATCATTCTCGTGTATACATCACTCAATATCTGTGGCAACCTAGTGCTTTATTTCTTCAGGTTTGATGTGGGAAACGAGGGCGCATATTCCTTATTTGCTGCAGTTGCTTTTGCAGCACAGGTGCTTGTCATGATGGTTATACCGCTGCTTCGCAAGAGATTCAGCAAAAGCCAGCTTTTTATATCAGGATTTATTATTCAGATAGCAGGCTTTGCGGTGATACTTATCATGGCATTTGCAAAGCTCTACACGCCGCAGAGCTGGTACATACTCTGCCTGCCGGGTATTTTGATTTATCTGGGCTATGGTATGCTCAATGTTATCATGACTATATTTCTTTCAGATTCTGTTGATTATGGTGAGGTGATGAATGGCACGAGAGAGGAGTCGGTCATTTTCTCAATGCAGACATTTACGGTAAAGCTCGCATCCGGTGTAGCAGTATTTCTGGCTGGGCTGGTGGTTGACTGGATTCATCTGGATACCGCGGCTGCGGTACAGACACAGGATACACTTGATGCTCTTCGCATGTGGATGACGATTCCGTCTGTTATCCTGCTCATCGTGGGCATATTTGTGTTTAAGAGGTTTTATAAGCTGGATGATACAAGGATGGAAGAAATTAAATCCAAGCTTAATTAA
- a CDS encoding AAA family ATPase, producing the protein MANTLKLPVGIENFEEIRKLGFYYIDKTRLIEQLLQGWGKVTLFTRPRRFGKTLNMSMLRSFFEIGMDKSLFDGLYISGNKVLCDEHMGKYPVIFLSFKGVDGLDFITARRMLCAILKDELDRHYYLKTSAVLTDEDRILFTKMLHGQDDNIEDSIRMLSKLLYKHYGQKVVILIDEYDVPLDKAFQNGYYKEMVSLIRGLFGQALKTNEFLQFAVLTGCLRVSKESIFTGLNNFEINSIVDIDHDEQFGFTDDEVMKLLSDYDRSERYPDVKEWYDGYHFGNADIYCPWDVINFAKKLVSDPSARPSAFWINSSGNDMVKRFVDKADQTTRDEIEKLVAGGFVEKQLRLDLTYDEIDNTIDNLWSVLFTTGYLTKIGEVKVPDSESYAYKLVIPNKEVREVFILQIQEWFKAVVAKDDDTMKLLSRAILDKDEKQIARQLNIVMSRMISILDTKAPDAMKENFYHGLLLGLLRGSNPDWLIKSNRESGDGFSDILIMPEDPDAGIVIEVKYAKEMKELDAACEAAITQIKDKRYDEALRDEDRCDILAYGIAFCRKRCRVVGEKF; encoded by the coding sequence ATGGCAAATACTTTGAAGTTACCGGTTGGAATTGAAAATTTTGAGGAAATTCGTAAACTGGGGTTCTATTATATTGACAAGACAAGGCTTATAGAACAGCTTTTACAGGGATGGGGAAAGGTGACTCTTTTTACACGCCCTAGGCGTTTCGGCAAGACTCTCAATATGAGTATGCTTAGGAGCTTTTTTGAAATAGGAATGGACAAATCTTTGTTTGACGGCTTATATATTTCTGGCAACAAAGTACTTTGTGATGAGCATATGGGTAAGTATCCTGTCATATTTCTTTCATTCAAGGGTGTGGATGGTTTAGACTTTATTACGGCAAGACGTATGCTGTGTGCTATTTTAAAGGATGAGCTTGACAGACATTACTATTTGAAGACCAGTGCTGTATTGACTGATGAGGATAGAATACTGTTTACAAAGATGCTTCATGGGCAGGATGACAATATTGAGGATAGTATACGAATGCTTTCAAAGCTGTTGTATAAGCACTATGGTCAGAAAGTGGTTATTCTCATAGATGAGTATGATGTTCCGCTCGACAAGGCATTTCAGAATGGCTACTACAAGGAGATGGTTTCTCTCATCAGAGGGCTTTTCGGGCAGGCGCTCAAGACCAATGAGTTTTTACAGTTTGCGGTGCTCACGGGCTGCCTTCGCGTGTCAAAGGAGAGCATTTTTACAGGGCTCAATAACTTTGAAATCAATTCTATTGTGGATATTGACCATGATGAGCAGTTTGGCTTTACTGATGATGAGGTCATGAAACTTCTTTCTGATTATGACAGGAGCGAGAGGTACCCGGACGTAAAGGAATGGTATGACGGTTATCATTTTGGTAATGCGGATATTTATTGTCCATGGGATGTGATAAATTTTGCCAAGAAGCTTGTTTCAGATCCGTCAGCCAGACCGAGTGCGTTCTGGATTAACAGCAGTGGCAATGATATGGTGAAGCGCTTTGTGGACAAGGCTGATCAGACCACGAGAGATGAGATTGAGAAGCTCGTGGCAGGTGGATTTGTGGAGAAGCAGCTTCGGCTTGATCTGACCTATGATGAGATTGACAATACGATTGACAATCTGTGGAGTGTGCTCTTTACTACAGGCTATCTCACCAAAATCGGAGAGGTCAAGGTGCCTGACAGTGAGAGCTATGCCTATAAGCTTGTGATTCCTAATAAAGAGGTGCGTGAGGTGTTTATTCTCCAAATTCAGGAGTGGTTCAAGGCTGTTGTTGCAAAAGATGATGATACTATGAAGCTTTTATCAAGGGCAATTCTGGATAAAGATGAGAAACAGATTGCCAGGCAGCTAAACATCGTGATGAGCCGCATGATAAGTATACTCGATACAAAGGCGCCTGATGCTATGAAGGAGAATTTCTATCATGGCTTACTTCTTGGTCTGCTTCGAGGCAGCAATCCGGACTGGCTTATCAAGTCGAATCGTGAGTCGGGAGATGGTTTTAGCGATATTTTAATCATGCCGGAGGATCCTGATGCGGGCATCGTTATAGAGGTGAAGTATGCTAAGGAGATGAAGGAACTTGACGCAGCGTGCGAGGCTGCGATAACGCAGATTAAGGACAAGCGCTATGATGAGGCTCTGCGGGATGAGGACCGGTGTGATATTTTAGCCTATGGCATTGCTTTTTGCAGGAAACGGTGCAGGGTGGTTGGAGAGAAATTTTAA